One part of the Hippoglossus hippoglossus isolate fHipHip1 chromosome 11, fHipHip1.pri, whole genome shotgun sequence genome encodes these proteins:
- the LOC117770412 gene encoding collagen alpha-1(IX) chain-like: MAFLSSASTRKRPWHLSMAACPTFCVALLSLLLAPALGQLDLNRLDGDTVCPPMRGGQDDLPGFDLITQFQLDVITLRGVRKVDGSTPLQVAYRLDREANFQIPTMLNFPRGFPDEYSFMVTFRMIKNTVNKVWNVWQIVDEDGNKQAGMRLNGDQQALEYFLMGADGYLQTVTFPGLSVLFNTKWHKVMIGVERDQVTLYVDCQPVDQKPIKGKGPVNTEGDTLIGRLDADPDASVVFELQWMLIHCDPKRAQRESCSELPATEMYANAEPDKSVQGPPGVPGPEGPRGDPGEDGRDGRDGLPGATGSPGTSGSKGEQGEIGLPGQRGLSGLPGVNGLSGPMGPRGSVGERGLPGFPGPAGPPGPTSEGPAGPAGKPGIPGDEGNIGPEGPAGPRGGQGTPGPPGTPGLPGPVGPPGASNEGTGEPCPAACPAGPRGMAGLPGLKGNKGLDGEPGKDGTPGEKGEGGASGPQGTPGRMGDDGQRGPIGFPGNAGEKGDRGPPGFNGVPGPTGPPGAPGVEGIRGRQGLPGTKGDDGAVGGQGEQGPSGGKGEVGEPGKDGLNGLSGSDGAKGESGTPGSVGVRGIVGIPGLPGKQGVVGPSGEKGDTGDEGPGGPVGLPGKIGETGNDGEDGKTGDKGATGGTGKQGPVGPTGPPGIEGDKGDKGETGAKGIKGHTGFKGDQGPMGPMGPNGSQGDTGMAGDSGVKGDQGPPGVPGIRGERGEQGQRGASGIDGRPGQTGHEGLAGPMGARGLDGEPGHAGTPGPRGVPGPKVTDDKLREMCSAVVEEQLAEFRKELLQKPAALGAAGTPGPAGPAGPEGPAGAAGAAGAPGPSGPKGHPGYFGLPGIPGKKGDAGEMGDKGDKGEDGVGVKGSSGAPGASGAPGAPGIGTDGKNGERGESGSPGVPGTSGPRGPSGQPGLCDPSTCISRIPPHYMVSGKKSASYKNP; this comes from the exons CGGCGTGCCCCACTTTCTGTGTGGCTCTGCTCTCCCTGCTCCTCGCTCCAGCACTTGGAC AACTCGACCTCAATCGGCTGGATGGTGATACCGTCTGCCCACCAATGAGAGGCGGACAAGATGACCTTCCAG GTTTTGATCTGATCACTCAGTTCCAGCTGGATGTGATCACCCTGAGAGGCGTGCGGAAGGTGGACGGCTCCACTCCCCTCCAGGTGGCCTACCGCCTCGACCGGGAGGCCAATTTCCAAATTCCAACCAT GCTAAACTTCCCTCGTGGCTTCCCAGACGAGTACTCCTTCATGGTGACCTTCCGCATGATCAAGAACACAGTGAACAAGGTGTGGAACGTCTGGCAAATAGTGGATGAAGACGGCAACAAACAAGCCGGAATGAGGCTGAATGGCGACCAGCAGGCTCTGGAGTACTTCCTGATGGGCGCCGACGGCTACCTGCAGACCGTCACCTTCCCCGGCCTCTCTGTGCTCTTCAACACCAAGTGGCACAAGGTGATGATCGGCGTGGAGCGCGACCAGGTCACTCTGTACGTGGACTGCCAGCCCGTGGATCAGAAACCCATCAAGGGCAAAGGTCCCGTcaacacagagggagacacTCTTATTGGCAGGCTGGATGCTGATCCTGACGCCTCCGTTGTG TTTGAGCTCCAGTGGATGTTGATTCACTGCGACCCAAAGAGAGCccagagagagagctgcagtgaGCTGCCTGCCACCGAG ATGTATGCCAATGCTGag CCTGACAAATCAGTCCAAGGCCCCCCAGGAGTCCCTGGCCCAGAGGGCCCCCGAGGGGACCCGGGAGAAGACGGCAGAGATGGAAGAGAT GGTCTTCCAGGAGCTACTGGCAGTCCCGGCACTTCT GGCAGCAAAGGGGAGCAGGGGGAGATCGGTCTTCCCGGGCAGAGAGGCCTGTCTGGTCTTCCAGGAGTCAAT GGTCTTTCTGGTCCAATGGGTCCCAGAGGGTctgtgggagagaga GGTCTACCAGGTTTTCCTGGACCTGCTGGTCCTCCT GGCCCAACAAGCGAAGGACCTGCT GGACCTGCAGGAAAACCCGGAATCCCAGGAGATGAAGGAAATATCGGGCCTGAG GGTCCAGCTGGACCCAGAGGGGGACAAGGGACCCCGGGGCCTCCTGGCACTCCTGGTCTGCCAGGGCCTGTG GGACCGCCTGGTGCCAGCAATGAGGGGACTGGGGAACCT tgtCCTGCTGCCTGTCCTGCTGGACCTCGGGGGATGGCTGGACTACCAGGGCTGAAG GGTAACAAAGGTTTGGATGGTGAACCTGGAAAAGACGGAACCCCTGGAGAGAAG gGAGAAGGTGGAGCAAGTGGTCCTCAGGGGACACCAGGTCGCATGGGAGATGAT GGTCAACGAGGGCCCATTGGATTCCCTGGAAATGCTGGAGAGAAGGGAGACAGA GGTCCTCCTGGTTTCAATGGTGTCCCAGGACCTACAGGCCCGCCTGGAGCTCCT GGTGTGGAGGGAATCCGTGGACGTCAGGGTTTGCCAGGGACCAAGGGTGATGAT GGAGCTGTGGGAGGGCAGGGAGAGCAGGGACCTTCAGGGGGAAAAGGAGAAGTT GGAGAGCCTGGCAAAGATGGCTTAAATGGACTCTCTGGATCTGATGGCGCTAAG GGAGAGTCTGGAACCCCTGGATCTGTTGGTGTCAGGGGGATTGTGGGTATTCCC GGACTGCCAGGGAAGCAGGGAGTAGTCGGACCCTCTGGTGAAAAG GGTGATACTGGTGATGAGGGACCCGGCGGACCAGTTGGACTTCCTGGAAAGATT GGTGAGACTGGCAATGATGGAGAAGATGGAAAAACAGGAGATAAAGGAGCAACT GGTGGAACAGGAAAACAAGGGCCAGTGGGGCCTACAGGTCCTCCGGGAATCGAG gGAGACAAAGGAGATAAAGGTGAGACTGGTGCCAAGGGAATAAAGGGTCATACTGGATTCAAAGGAGATCAG GGACCAATGGGACCTATGGGACCAAATGGAAGTCAG GGTGACACAGGGATGGCAGGAGATTCCGGGGTGAAGGGAGACCAG GGCCCTCCTGGTGTTCCTGGAATCAGAGGAGAG CGTGGAGAGCAAGGCCAGAGAGGAGCATCAGGGATCGATGGCCGACCAGGTCAGACGGGCCACGAGGGTTTGGCTGGTCCAATGGGAGCCAGAGGGCTGGACGGAGAACCAGGCCATGCTGGAACGCCAGGTCCCAGAGGTGTACCT GGCCCAAAGGTGACCGACGACAAGCTTCGGGAAATGTGCTCAGCCGTTGTAGAAG AACAATTGGCAGAGTTTAGGAAAGAGCTTCTGCAGAAGCCAGCAGCCCTTGGAGCCGCTGGTACCCCTGGACCAGCAGGACCTGCTGGCCCCGAAGGACCAGccggagcagcaggagcagcaggagctccAGGACCCTCGGGTCCTAAAGGTCATCCAGGCTACTTTGGACTTCCAGGCATACCAGGCAAGAAAG GTGATGCTGGAGAAATGGGAGACAAGGGAGACAAGGGAGAGGATGGAGTAGGAGTCAAAGGCAGCTCAGGTGCACCCGGTGCATCAG GTGCACCAGGTGCCCCCGGCATTGGCACAGATGGCAAAAATGGCGAACGTGGTGAGAGTGGGAGTCCCGGTGTCCCAGGAACATCTGGTCCAAGGGGACCCTCAGGACAGCCCGGCCTTTGTGACCCATCAACCTGTATAAGCCGAATTCCACCTCACTATATGGTCAGTGGCAAGAAATCTGCCAGCTACAAAAACCCGTGA